One part of the Thermoanaerobacterium sp. CMT5567-10 genome encodes these proteins:
- a CDS encoding ImmA/IrrE family metallo-endopeptidase: MVNIHARVKHLIYKYGTRNPEKIARNLKMHIRYKEYNDFTKGYYINLIRNKFIIVNSLLDLNSRRIVLAHELGHALLHFNQDIYFIREYTLFPIGRFEIEANKFAAELLIDDDEIRNDWSIPEMSCWLGVPEELVKYKLGIY, encoded by the coding sequence ATGGTAAATATTCATGCCCGTGTCAAGCATTTAATATATAAATATGGCACAAGAAATCCTGAAAAAATTGCTAGAAATTTAAAGATGCATATAAGATATAAGGAGTATAATGATTTCACTAAGGGATATTATATAAATTTGATACGAAATAAATTCATTATTGTTAATTCTCTTTTAGATTTAAATAGTAGACGTATTGTTTTAGCTCATGAACTGGGACATGCTTTATTGCACTTCAACCAAGATATTTATTTCATACGTGAATATACCCTTTTTCCAATAGGCCGTTTTGAAATTGAAGCCAATAAATTTGCTGCTGAATTGCTTATAGATGACGATGAAATCCGGAATGATTGGAGCATTCCAGAGATGAGCTGCTGGCTTGGAGTACCTGAGGAATTAGTAAAATATAAGTTAGGTATATATTAA
- a CDS encoding helix-turn-helix domain-containing protein → MSIGEYIKKIREDRKLSINQLALYSNVSAAHISRIERGLREPSPEILKKISEVLDVPYEELMKIAGYLNDNINIPEDYVKKYKVTKRDLMQYEDFIQHAGAFFMNDEVAEEDKEKLFRDISELFWEAKEMNKKKYGKKKKKEEN, encoded by the coding sequence TGAGTATCGGGGAATATATTAAGAAAATTCGTGAAGATAGAAAACTTTCCATAAATCAACTCGCTCTATATTCAAACGTAAGTGCTGCACATATATCTCGTATAGAACGAGGTTTGCGTGAACCTTCGCCAGAAATTCTGAAAAAAATTTCTGAAGTATTAGATGTACCATATGAAGAGTTGATGAAAATTGCTGGATATTTAAATGATAATATTAATATTCCAGAAGACTACGTAAAAAAATATAAAGTCACCAAACGGGACCTCATGCAGTATGAAGACTTTATTCAACATGCAGGTGCTTTCTTTATGAATGATGAGGTGGCAGAAGAAGACAAAGAAAAGCTTTTTCGTGATATCTCAGAGCTTTTCTGGGAAGCTAAAGAAATGAATAAAAAGAAATATGGTAAGAAAAAGAAAAAAGAAGAAAATTAG